One Thermodesulfobacteriota bacterium genomic region harbors:
- the nuoH gene encoding NADH-quinone oxidoreductase subunit NuoH → MESLYFVLEVVLKNVIVVALLMLFAAYLTLFERKVLARIQIRYGPNRAGPFGILQPLADGIKSFFKEDIIPERADKPLYIIAPMIVITAAIAMVAVIPFGDRIWLFGREIKLVIADVDIGLLYLFAVASLGEYGIVLGGWSSGNKYGVLGALRAAAQMISYEVSLGLAIIGVLILSGSLRLTEIVAAQKDMWFVVYQPFAFILYMICAFAELNRAPFDMPEAESELACGFNIEYSSMKFALFFFAEYTHMIAVAALATTLFLGGWHGPLLPGPVWFLIKVFLIIFVFVWVRATYPRVRYDHVMKLGWKVLIPLTILNIVVTSFVVAVR, encoded by the coding sequence ATGGAGAGTTTGTATTTTGTCCTGGAAGTTGTCTTAAAGAATGTGATTGTTGTTGCGCTACTTATGCTTTTCGCGGCCTATCTTACGCTTTTCGAAAGGAAAGTTCTTGCCCGGATCCAGATAAGATACGGTCCCAACAGAGCCGGTCCCTTTGGTATACTTCAGCCTCTTGCGGATGGCATCAAATCGTTCTTCAAAGAGGACATTATTCCTGAAAGGGCAGATAAGCCTTTGTATATCATTGCTCCTATGATAGTCATTACAGCCGCGATAGCTATGGTGGCTGTGATCCCGTTCGGAGACCGTATTTGGCTTTTCGGAAGAGAGATAAAGCTTGTTATCGCAGATGTGGATATTGGGCTTCTCTACCTTTTTGCCGTCGCGTCACTGGGTGAATATGGAATCGTTCTTGGTGGGTGGTCCTCTGGAAATAAATATGGGGTTTTGGGAGCACTTCGTGCCGCAGCCCAGATGATAAGTTATGAAGTATCGTTGGGCCTTGCCATAATAGGAGTTCTCATCCTTTCTGGATCGCTCAGACTTACTGAGATAGTGGCCGCCCAAAAGGATATGTGGTTTGTCGTTTATCAGCCCTTCGCATTTATTCTCTATATGATTTGCGCCTTCGCCGAGCTTAACAGAGCACCTTTCGATATGCCAGAGGCGGAAAGTGAGTTAGCCTGCGGATTTAACATAGAGTATAGCAGTATGAAGTTTGCCCTCTTTTTCTTTGCAGAATACACCCATATGATAGCTGTAGCAGCTTTGGCGACTACTCTTTTTTTGGGTGGATGGCACGGACCTTTACTTCCCGGACCTGTGTGGTTCCTCATAAAGGTTTTTTTGATAATCTTTGTCTTTGTGTGGGTTCGAGCTACATATCCTAGAGTCAGGTACGACCATGTCATGAAACTGGGCTGGAAGGTTCTTATTCCTCTCACGATCTTGAATATAGTCGTGACCTCCTTCGTCGTTGCCGTGAGGTGA
- the nuoK gene encoding NADH-quinone oxidoreductase subunit NuoK: MVETAYDCYLLLSAVLFTIGAIGVITRRNGIVIFMCIELMLNAANLAFISATGIHKSLEGMIFVFFVMTVAAAEAAVGLAIFVMIHRLKGTISVDEMNLLKG; this comes from the coding sequence ATGGTGGAGACAGCTTATGATTGTTATCTTCTTTTGAGTGCAGTCCTCTTCACAATAGGGGCCATTGGAGTTATAACGAGGAGGAACGGAATAGTAATCTTTATGTGTATCGAGCTTATGCTTAATGCGGCTAACTTAGCATTCATTTCCGCAACTGGGATTCATAAGAGTCTAGAAGGGATGATCTTCGTTTTCTTCGTGATGACTGTTGCTGCAGCTGAAGCAGCGGTCGGACTCGCCATATTTGTGATGATACATAGGCTAAAAGGAACTATAAGTGTGGATGAAATGAATCTACTTAAGGGATGA
- the epmA gene encoding EF-P lysine aminoacylase EpmA, whose product MLEYQFVIRQYLLRKMREFFLERGYIEVETPYLVRSVPPDPHIDPVCVYISGKGPYYLHTSPEIHMKKLLSKGLRRIFQICRVFRVESVDSLHRIEFTMLEWYRDGTYMDTLKEAEDLVLFLSSSLHEEFSIKKRFFSPFSVLEMEALFLERVGINPFEFDRTSLFRVLKERGFLTVREEDTWDEMFFKVFFEKIEPHIDKSVPYFLVGWPLATSSMAKERNGRAERFELYIDGIEIANGYSELLDPEEQRKRFEKDNELRKYLGKDEIPIDEDFISSLSRIPIDCSGVALGIERLIMVLTGERTIDSVSPFSL is encoded by the coding sequence ATGCTTGAGTATCAATTTGTTATAAGGCAGTATCTGTTAAGAAAGATGAGGGAATTCTTCCTTGAAAGAGGTTATATTGAAGTTGAAACCCCATACCTTGTAAGAAGTGTCCCACCAGACCCGCATATAGATCCTGTCTGTGTGTATATCTCAGGAAAAGGGCCTTATTACTTACACACGTCCCCTGAGATCCACATGAAGAAACTCCTCTCAAAGGGGCTAAGGAGGATATTCCAGATATGTAGGGTCTTTAGGGTTGAAAGTGTCGATAGCCTCCACAGAATTGAGTTCACTATGCTTGAGTGGTACAGAGACGGGACATACATGGATACACTTAAGGAAGCTGAAGATCTCGTCCTTTTTCTTTCATCCTCCCTTCATGAGGAATTTTCAATAAAAAAACGATTCTTTTCTCCTTTTTCCGTGCTCGAGATGGAAGCTCTCTTCCTCGAAAGAGTCGGCATAAATCCTTTCGAATTCGACCGAACTAGCCTTTTCCGTGTGTTAAAAGAAAGGGGGTTTTTGACTGTAAGGGAGGAGGATACTTGGGATGAGATGTTCTTTAAGGTCTTTTTCGAAAAAATAGAACCTCATATTGATAAATCGGTGCCTTATTTTTTGGTGGGCTGGCCCTTGGCAACATCGAGCATGGCAAAGGAAAGAAATGGGAGGGCGGAAAGATTTGAGCTTTATATAGACGGAATAGAGATAGCAAATGGGTACTCCGAGTTACTAGACCCAGAAGAACAAAGAAAGAGGTTTGAGAAAGATAACGAATTACGAAAGTACCTTGGGAAAGATGAGATACCCATCGACGAGGATTTTATCTCTTCCCTTTCCCGAATACCTATCGATTGTTCTGGGGTGGCTTTGGGGATCGAGAGACTCATTATGGTCCTTACTGGCGAAAGGACGATAGATAGTGTAAGCCCATTCAGTCTTTAA
- a CDS encoding FAD-dependent oxidoreductase, translated as MRAIFSSWQGHILDNRNKTETEYISSKIRLPEEFFKGEKIKAFFGWDGIVIFEEDLDLIDMLVAYLEAVQKESCGRCVPCSKGTYVVVEALKKIAEGKGKREDLDLAIRVAEYIRDSSKCSIGQTGLKPFFDILKYFSHQIEKCLSGERVGKKATYRYSVTAPCMSACPSGLDIPKYVEEIREGKFVESLMTIRNKTCLPGTLGRVCVRPCEENCRRALVDEPVSIKWLKRFAADYEIETNKEPLINKNPTNGKRIAVIGAGPAGLSCAYYLAIRGYRVKIFERLNEAGGMAAFGIPDYRLPREILRREVDIIRRQGVEIEYNVTVGKDVTISELKKEFDAIFIGVGAQTSTKMGVEGEDRGLKGFIPGIKYLYDINCGIDPYPEGKKVVVVGGGNVAIDCVRTSFRIGKTDVNLVYRRSRAEMPADPHEIKDAEAEGVKFHFLCNPVRILERDGRVTGVELIRMELGEPDESGRRRPVPVPGSEFVIETDILIPAIGQAIDLSFLDEKDGVNVTKRGTIYADPETFLTTREGVFAAGDCVTGPDVLVRAAGNGRRAAEMIDLYLRGKELRLSEEERFVRLFADLKVFDKDEKLEIPAKMKRIHLRALDPEVRKWVFDEVEEGYRPDEALYESMRCLRCYRIGMVAV; from the coding sequence ATGAGAGCAATCTTTAGTTCTTGGCAAGGACACATACTGGATAATAGAAACAAAACAGAAACGGAGTACATTTCATCAAAGATTCGTCTACCCGAAGAATTTTTTAAAGGGGAAAAGATTAAAGCGTTTTTCGGTTGGGATGGTATAGTCATTTTTGAGGAAGATTTAGATTTAATCGATATGCTTGTCGCTTACCTTGAAGCGGTGCAGAAGGAGTCGTGCGGAAGATGTGTACCATGTAGCAAAGGTACGTACGTTGTTGTAGAGGCACTAAAGAAGATTGCCGAAGGAAAGGGTAAAAGGGAAGATCTTGATTTGGCAATAAGGGTTGCAGAGTACATAAGGGATAGCTCCAAATGTTCAATAGGCCAGACCGGGCTTAAACCATTCTTTGATATACTCAAATACTTCAGTCATCAGATTGAAAAATGTCTTTCGGGTGAAAGAGTAGGAAAAAAAGCGACATATAGATACTCTGTTACGGCACCGTGTATGAGCGCATGCCCAAGTGGCCTTGACATACCGAAATACGTGGAAGAGATAAGGGAAGGGAAGTTCGTAGAGTCTTTAATGACCATAAGGAATAAGACATGCCTTCCTGGAACCCTGGGAAGGGTATGCGTGAGACCATGCGAGGAGAATTGCAGAAGAGCTCTTGTGGACGAACCGGTTTCAATAAAATGGCTTAAGAGATTTGCAGCCGATTATGAGATCGAGACGAACAAAGAGCCTTTGATAAACAAGAATCCGACAAACGGGAAAAGAATTGCCGTTATAGGAGCAGGCCCTGCCGGGCTTTCGTGCGCCTACTACCTTGCCATAAGGGGATACAGAGTAAAAATCTTTGAGAGACTCAATGAAGCTGGAGGAATGGCTGCCTTTGGGATCCCAGATTACAGGTTGCCAAGGGAGATTCTAAGACGGGAAGTAGATATTATTAGGAGGCAGGGTGTAGAGATAGAGTACAACGTGACGGTCGGTAAAGATGTAACGATTTCAGAACTGAAGAAAGAGTTTGATGCGATTTTCATAGGGGTCGGCGCACAGACGAGTACGAAGATGGGCGTTGAGGGAGAGGACAGGGGGCTTAAAGGTTTTATTCCGGGAATAAAGTATCTCTATGACATAAACTGCGGTATCGACCCTTATCCTGAGGGAAAAAAAGTGGTTGTTGTGGGCGGCGGTAATGTGGCGATAGACTGTGTGAGAACTTCATTCAGGATTGGTAAAACCGATGTAAATTTGGTCTACAGAAGGTCAAGAGCAGAGATGCCCGCCGATCCTCATGAAATAAAAGATGCTGAGGCTGAGGGTGTTAAATTCCACTTTCTTTGTAATCCAGTGCGGATTCTCGAAAGAGATGGAAGGGTCACAGGGGTTGAGCTCATAAGAATGGAACTTGGCGAACCTGACGAAAGTGGCAGGCGAAGACCTGTTCCGGTACCAGGTTCCGAATTCGTCATAGAAACCGACATCCTTATTCCTGCCATAGGTCAGGCAATCGATCTTTCATTCCTAGACGAAAAGGATGGTGTAAATGTAACGAAAAGGGGCACAATCTACGCGGATCCTGAAACCTTTCTCACAACAAGAGAAGGTGTTTTTGCGGCAGGAGATTGTGTGACGGGTCCGGATGTTCTTGTTCGAGCAGCCGGTAATGGCAGAAGGGCAGCGGAGATGATAGATCTTTATCTTAGAGGAAAAGAACTCCGCCTTTCAGAGGAAGAAAGGTTCGTTAGGCTATTTGCTGATCTAAAGGTCTTCGATAAGGACGAAAAACTAGAGATCCCAGCAAAGATGAAGAGGATTCACCTAAGGGCTCTCGATCCAGAGGTTCGCAAATGGGTTTTCGATGAGGTTGAGGAGGGTTATAGACCGGATGAAGCTCTCTACGAGTCCATGAGATGCCTAAGGTGTTACAGGATTGGAATGGTTGCGGTCTAG
- a CDS encoding NADH-quinone oxidoreductase subunit C, with the protein MKQEKLERLLEKFKDHIVNVKKEKGETTIAVKLEGQKEVLKFLRHDNDLHYDMLVDLCGVDYFGENLRFEVVYFLRSMRDGDRVRIKVRLGEGEEIESVSDLWLAADWLERETYDMFGIRFKNHPNLKRILLPEDFNGHPLRKDFPPEGYDFEKPYQVKLEEEE; encoded by the coding sequence ATGAAACAGGAAAAATTGGAAAGGCTTTTAGAGAAATTTAAGGACCATATCGTGAACGTAAAAAAGGAAAAGGGTGAGACTACAATCGCTGTAAAACTCGAAGGTCAGAAAGAGGTCCTTAAGTTTTTGAGACATGACAACGATCTCCACTATGACATGCTTGTGGATCTGTGCGGGGTGGATTACTTCGGTGAAAATTTGCGTTTTGAAGTGGTCTACTTTCTGCGATCTATGAGGGACGGAGATAGAGTAAGAATAAAGGTCAGACTCGGAGAAGGAGAGGAAATAGAGAGTGTAAGCGATCTTTGGCTTGCGGCAGATTGGCTGGAAAGGGAAACATACGATATGTTCGGAATAAGGTTTAAAAACCATCCTAACCTAAAAAGGATATTGCTTCCGGAAGACTTTAATGGGCATCCTTTGAGAAAAGATTTTCCCCCTGAGGGATACGACTTCGAAAAACCTTATCAAGTCAAACTGGAAGAGGAAGAGTAA
- a CDS encoding radical SAM protein, whose protein sequence is MKEEGFEQGKCQTFYNGSLKKSDVACRVTLKWENHTPYRLITASLLSRPEDYLSIYQSGCNLSCLKCHSWEFTKFKKGRWTSPDDVAEWAKRYAEIVTVREPRDRATSFHAHDLCHHCGTCVRSNKRSAICPNRLEPNQILLSFQGYGPARNIVSFTGGDLACNPEWYLLAAERIKEMDLGLWVLFETNGYGLTRGNLDKMRRSGIDSFWLDIKAYDPEVHKKLTGVDNRWILRLPEEILARGFVLEVLTLFIPGWVEIDEIKMISKHLSKIDPRIPFTILAFFGEYKLKNNPSPTFEQMILAYKVAKDAGLVNVRLGNLGQFVRNQKEYMTVLKLNAETFC, encoded by the coding sequence ATGAAAGAAGAAGGCTTTGAACAGGGAAAGTGCCAAACTTTTTATAACGGATCTCTCAAAAAAAGTGATGTCGCATGCCGAGTGACATTGAAATGGGAAAATCATACCCCGTATCGTCTTATCACGGCTTCTTTACTTTCTCGGCCGGAGGACTATCTTTCAATATATCAGTCCGGTTGTAATCTATCCTGTCTCAAATGCCATTCTTGGGAATTTACAAAGTTCAAAAAAGGAAGATGGACAAGTCCCGATGATGTTGCCGAGTGGGCAAAAAGATACGCAGAAATAGTCACAGTAAGAGAACCAAGAGATAGAGCTACATCATTTCATGCCCATGATCTTTGCCATCATTGCGGGACATGTGTGAGATCCAATAAGCGTTCTGCGATTTGTCCCAATAGACTAGAACCGAACCAGATACTCCTATCATTCCAGGGTTATGGGCCTGCAAGAAACATCGTTTCTTTTACAGGAGGAGACTTGGCATGTAATCCAGAATGGTACTTATTAGCCGCGGAAAGAATAAAAGAGATGGATCTTGGACTTTGGGTTCTTTTTGAAACGAATGGCTACGGGCTAACCAGAGGCAATTTAGACAAAATGAGACGATCAGGAATAGACTCTTTTTGGCTTGATATAAAAGCTTACGATCCAGAAGTTCACAAAAAACTAACTGGAGTAGACAATAGATGGATCCTTAGGCTTCCGGAGGAGATTCTCGCGAGAGGATTCGTACTTGAGGTACTAACCCTCTTTATTCCAGGATGGGTGGAGATTGACGAGATTAAGATGATAAGCAAACATCTATCAAAAATCGATCCTCGTATCCCTTTTACCATTCTCGCCTTCTTTGGAGAGTACAAACTCAAAAATAACCCGAGCCCCACCTTCGAACAGATGATCCTCGCCTACAAAGTGGCAAAGGATGCAGGGCTCGTAAATGTAAGACTGGGAAATTTAGGTCAGTTTGTGAGAAACCAAAAAGAGTACATGACAGTTCTTAAGCTCAATGCAGAAACCTTTTGTTGA
- the nuoD gene encoding NADH dehydrogenase (quinone) subunit D has protein sequence METTYLAINMGPQHPATHGVLRLLLELDGETIVKATPHIGYLHRGVEKLAETKTYHQALVFTDRLDYTNGLSNNLAYCLAVEKLAEIEVPKRAQYIRVILCELQRIAAHLLWLGTHALDIGAMTVLFYAFREREKVLDIIEYITGARLTPSFIRIGGVARDIDSEFAKKVKEFVEDFPKRVEEYETLLTENIIWRKRTVGIGAISKEEAISYGVTGPVLRACGVYYDVRKAHPYSSYEDFDFIVPLGKNGDVYDRYLVRIEELRQSTRIISQAIEGVPSGPYKANFPKAVFPEKDEVMTDVAALIRQFKIAIGGFRPEKAEVYASVEAPKGELGFYIVSDGTEKPFRFRIRPPSFLNLSALPKMIEGQMVADVIATIGSVDIVLGEIDR, from the coding sequence ATGGAAACCACCTATCTCGCCATCAACATGGGGCCTCAGCATCCGGCGACACATGGGGTTCTGAGGCTACTTTTAGAGCTAGATGGTGAGACGATTGTCAAAGCTACCCCCCACATCGGTTATCTTCATAGAGGAGTGGAAAAGCTTGCTGAGACAAAAACGTATCATCAGGCACTCGTCTTCACCGACAGGCTCGATTACACGAATGGACTATCTAATAATCTTGCCTACTGCTTAGCGGTTGAAAAATTAGCAGAGATAGAGGTTCCAAAGAGGGCCCAGTATATAAGGGTTATCCTCTGTGAACTACAGAGGATCGCAGCTCATCTACTCTGGCTTGGAACGCACGCGCTTGATATCGGAGCGATGACGGTTCTCTTTTACGCGTTCAGGGAGAGAGAAAAGGTTCTCGATATTATAGAGTACATAACAGGAGCGAGACTCACCCCCAGTTTTATAAGGATAGGCGGGGTCGCAAGGGATATAGATTCCGAATTCGCAAAGAAGGTTAAAGAGTTTGTGGAGGACTTTCCGAAAAGGGTTGAGGAGTACGAAACCTTGCTTACGGAGAACATTATATGGAGGAAAAGGACCGTAGGGATCGGGGCTATATCAAAAGAAGAGGCTATAAGTTACGGAGTTACAGGTCCGGTACTTAGGGCATGCGGTGTTTATTATGACGTGAGGAAGGCCCATCCTTACTCAAGTTATGAGGATTTTGACTTCATAGTGCCTCTTGGAAAGAATGGAGATGTCTATGATCGATACCTTGTACGTATTGAGGAGCTTAGGCAGTCTACAAGAATTATATCCCAGGCCATAGAAGGAGTGCCTTCCGGTCCGTACAAAGCGAATTTTCCAAAAGCTGTTTTTCCCGAAAAGGACGAGGTTATGACCGATGTAGCTGCGCTCATTAGGCAGTTTAAGATCGCAATTGGGGGATTTAGGCCCGAAAAAGCGGAAGTTTACGCATCCGTTGAAGCACCAAAAGGGGAGCTTGGTTTCTACATAGTGAGTGATGGCACAGAAAAGCCTTTCAGATTCAGGATAAGGCCTCCATCGTTTCTCAATCTGAGCGCCCTTCCAAAGATGATAGAAGGACAGATGGTTGCTGATGTAATCGCAACCATAGGTAGTGTGGACATCGTTCTTGGAGAGATAGATCGATGA
- the nuoI gene encoding NADH-quinone oxidoreductase subunit NuoI translates to MIIPLVKGLLLTLSRFFSKPITIQYPEEKRTPYPTWRGIHYFMTNEKGETICVACGLCVAYCPSQCITLEIGEREDGSRYPITYEIDALRCIYCGFCQEVCPVNAIRMSTNYEYVHYDKANFILTKEKLISLKEKV, encoded by the coding sequence ATGATAATACCTCTTGTGAAAGGTCTTTTACTCACACTGAGTAGGTTCTTTTCAAAGCCAATTACGATCCAGTATCCGGAGGAAAAAAGAACGCCCTATCCGACATGGAGAGGGATACACTACTTTATGACCAACGAGAAGGGGGAAACGATCTGTGTGGCTTGTGGCCTATGTGTAGCGTACTGTCCGTCCCAGTGCATAACGTTAGAGATCGGTGAAAGAGAAGACGGTTCCAGGTACCCGATAACTTACGAGATAGATGCCCTAAGATGCATATATTGCGGATTCTGTCAGGAGGTCTGTCCCGTAAATGCGATAAGGATGAGTACGAATTACGAGTACGTGCATTACGATAAAGCAAACTTTATACTGACGAAGGAAAAGTTAATATCTTTAAAGGAAAAGGTGTAG
- a CDS encoding NADH-quinone oxidoreductase subunit A, whose protein sequence is MKEYFGILVIFVIASFIAILIVGLSHFLGERKIKKVKLSPYECGMTTIGPARRRISVKYYIFAMLFLIFDIEVLFMYPWAVIAKGLKLFGFIEMLVFIFILFAGYAYVWKKGALEWE, encoded by the coding sequence ATGAAAGAGTATTTCGGTATTCTCGTAATTTTTGTGATTGCAAGTTTTATAGCGATTCTAATCGTTGGGCTCTCCCATTTCTTAGGAGAAAGAAAGATAAAGAAAGTTAAACTTTCGCCTTATGAATGTGGGATGACAACCATAGGTCCCGCAAGACGGAGGATAAGTGTCAAATACTACATCTTCGCCATGCTCTTTCTCATCTTCGATATAGAGGTTCTATTTATGTATCCATGGGCTGTAATAGCAAAGGGTCTTAAGCTCTTCGGCTTCATAGAGATGCTCGTCTTTATCTTTATACTTTTTGCAGGGTATGCTTACGTTTGGAAGAAAGGAGCGCTAGAATGGGAGTAG
- a CDS encoding DUF364 domain-containing protein codes for MSTIIEEQLLLLPQSNAKVEAIGIGKRYLAIKLNSGRCAVSYRPQEEAPFPPLDTVIGKPAIEIAKMAMSEKISEKAIGIAAINALIEHPPYIRYGDPLDAIDWKGKVVGMIGYFHPVVKKFGHMAKEIRVVERNHKIEGVQLFEPKEALDGAQIVIITGSAILYGGMEEYLQLSQNAEEVLVLGPTSSMHPEPFFRRGATVVGGVEVLDDKVLFSSEKGCEDVFFASRKIYFHVSDFKEKIKGKIWASYDFCWKKG; via the coding sequence ATGAGTACGATCATAGAGGAACAGTTGCTTTTACTTCCCCAATCGAACGCAAAAGTAGAAGCGATAGGTATAGGGAAGAGGTACTTGGCCATAAAGCTCAATTCCGGAAGATGCGCCGTATCTTATAGGCCGCAAGAGGAAGCTCCCTTTCCTCCCCTTGACACGGTAATCGGTAAGCCCGCAATTGAGATCGCAAAGATGGCAATGAGTGAGAAAATTTCAGAAAAAGCGATAGGTATTGCCGCAATAAATGCCCTTATAGAACATCCACCTTACATAAGATACGGCGACCCACTGGATGCCATCGACTGGAAAGGGAAAGTTGTTGGTATGATCGGTTATTTCCATCCCGTTGTGAAAAAGTTTGGGCATATGGCAAAAGAGATAAGGGTCGTAGAGAGAAATCATAAAATCGAAGGTGTCCAGCTTTTCGAGCCAAAAGAAGCTCTAGATGGTGCCCAAATAGTTATTATTACGGGATCTGCCATTCTTTACGGAGGTATGGAGGAGTATCTCCAATTGAGCCAAAATGCCGAAGAGGTTTTAGTTTTAGGTCCCACATCGAGCATGCATCCAGAACCCTTCTTTAGAAGGGGTGCCACAGTAGTTGGCGGAGTTGAGGTACTAGATGATAAAGTTCTCTTTTCTTCTGAGAAAGGATGTGAAGATGTCTTTTTCGCATCGAGAAAGATATACTTTCACGTCTCCGACTTTAAAGAGAAGATCAAGGGAAAGATTTGGGCTTCTTATGATTTTTGTTGGAAGAAGGGGTAA
- a CDS encoding NADH-quinone oxidoreductase subunit J translates to MAAIVLKWVVFILASILAIFSSIMMVTRRNPVHSALWLVVTFISLAVLYFLLNATFIAISQVIVYAGAIMMLFLFVIMLIHVERGPEALGKLKPSNIFAIVLTMLLFIEVAIGIYYYRVIEFKPGAIPSGDVKSVGSLLYTKYLFPFEIASILLLVGIVGAVVLAKRRK, encoded by the coding sequence ATGGCAGCCATCGTATTAAAGTGGGTAGTATTTATCCTGGCATCGATTCTTGCAATATTTTCCTCGATAATGATGGTTACGAGAAGAAACCCTGTACACAGTGCCCTCTGGCTCGTTGTAACCTTCATATCATTGGCCGTTCTTTACTTCCTATTAAACGCGACTTTCATAGCTATCTCCCAAGTTATAGTTTACGCAGGCGCAATAATGATGCTTTTTCTCTTCGTAATTATGCTTATCCACGTAGAGAGAGGCCCCGAAGCGCTAGGAAAGCTTAAACCGTCCAACATTTTTGCCATAGTTCTCACAATGCTCCTCTTTATCGAGGTTGCTATCGGTATCTATTATTACAGAGTAATTGAATTTAAACCTGGAGCAATCCCTTCTGGGGACGTAAAGTCAGTGGGATCGCTTCTTTACACAAAGTATTTATTTCCGTTCGAAATTGCATCCATACTTTTGCTCGTTGGCATTGTTGGGGCAGTTGTCCTGGCTAAAAGGAGGAAGTAA